A single Ziziphus jujuba cultivar Dongzao chromosome 11, ASM3175591v1 DNA region contains:
- the LOC107432519 gene encoding uncharacterized protein LOC107432519 — protein sequence MEPIEDPSGSSSYKEEIAVEAVDLLEECWFFHNLLDRKPRMVRCFSDPCPSNIVQQVLEKDNIERKENSLSASEFQERNTNGSFRSNLLRTPSLPPNIGREGVKEKHKDSRRSKLTRQTSHKFILQTTKEPPCVDKKEGKKERGSDSSRSKTNRQPLLHRNLQRIPSLPPYIGSLEMSQEEEIDPFTSKSSRQAFHKGLPRYRPPRNTEKVESVMNSDGCKEMRRRFLNEGKSTMRKSLSDLEFEEVQGFKDLGFTFDNKDLSTCVVNIIPGLQEKKKEDLNQEKVRRPYLSEAWMVQSCASRFPNWDATKSSEDMKAQIKFWARAVASNVR from the exons ATGGAACCTATTGAAGACCCATCTGGATCATCGTCTTATAAAGAGGAAATTGCTGTGGAAGCTGTGGATCTTCTTGAGGAGTGTTGGTTTTTCCACAACTTGCTAGACAGAAAACCAAGAATGGTCAGGTGTTTCTCTGATCCTTGTCCTTCAAACATCGTTCAACAAGTTTTGGAGAAGGATAATATTGAAAGGAAAGAGAATTCTTTGTCCGCAAGTGAATTCCAGGAAAGAAATACGAACGGTTCGTTCCGTTCCAATTTACTGCGCACTCCATCTTTGCCACCAAATATTGGGAGAGAAGGAGTCAAAGAGAAACATAAAGACAGCAGGAGGAGCAAATTGACTCGGCAAACTTCTCATAAATTCATTCTTCAAACAACCAAGGAACCACCTTGTGTAGacaagaaagaaggaaagaaagaaagagggagtGATAGCAGCAGGAGCAAAACAAATAGGCAGCCATTATTGCATCGTAATTTGCAGAGAATACCTTCACTTCCGCCGTATATTGGGAGCTTAGAAATGTCtcaagaggaagaaattgaCCCTTTCACAAGCAAATCTTCTCGCCAAGCATTTCATAAG GGTCTTCCAAGATATCGGCCTCCAAGAAACACAGAGAAAGTGGAAAGCGTTATGAACTCAGATGGGTGCAAGGAAATGAGACGCAGATTCCTAAAcgaaggaaaatcaacaatgaGAAAGAGCCTGAGTGATCTTGAATTTGAAGAAGTACAAggatttaaggacttgggattCACATTTGACAACAAAGACTTGAGCACTTGTGTGGTGAACATAATTCCTGGTCtacaagaaaagaagaaagaggatTTGAACCAGGAAAAGGTTAGGAGACCATACCTTTCAGAGGCATGGATGGTCCAAAGCTGTGCCTCAAGGTTCCCAAACTGGGATGCGACGAAGTCTTCTGAAGACATGAAAGCCCAAATCAAGTTTTGGGCCAGAGCTGTTGCATCCAATGTCCGCTAG
- the LOC107432469 gene encoding UDP-glycosyltransferase 79B6: MAKFEVAMVPWLAIGHITPFIHIANELAGRGHRISILLPNNTALRLQHLILHPNLINIHTIILADIEGLPIGAETASDMPEDPMGHPLAVAIDLTRAQVEEHLSKTKPHFVFHDLVHWIPDITKQLGLISVCFHVISAASLTMPLVLQRIVPEITTLTQEDLSKLPNDFPASFINKLRGYDRYEFVHSLLHISRSPGVGIASFYDRIFISMKNCDVLSIRTCRELEDGFCDFIGNHYGKPLLLTGSVLPELVITPLEDRWANWLGGFEVDTVVFCAFGSQLVLEKDQFQELVLGFELTGLPFFIALKPPIGCQTIEEALPEGFEERVRGRGVVHGGWVQQPQILSHPSVGCFVNHCGFGSMWESLMSDKQVVLVPHLGDQVINTNLLVEELKVAVKVEREDKGWFTKESLSKAIKSVMNRDSEVGILVKKNHVRLKEVLGKPGFTSGYIDKFVLGLHEIVNQK, encoded by the coding sequence ATGGCAAAATTTGAAGTAGCCATGGTGCCATGGTTGGCCATAGGCCACATTACCCCATTCATCCATATTGCTAATGAGCTCGCAGGCAGAGGCCATAGAATTTCTATCCTGTTGCCCAACAACACCGCTCTTCGTCTCCAACATCTTATTCTCCACCCAAACCTCATAAACATTCACACCATCATCCTTGCCGATATCGAAGGCCTCCCTATCGGGGCGGAGACGGCCTCCGATATGCCCGAAGATCCAATGGGCCATCCATTGGCCGTGGCTATCGATCTCACTCGAGCCCAAGTAGAAGAACATTTGTCCAAAACCAAGCCCCATTTCGTTTTCCATGATTTGGTTCATTGGATTCCGGATATCACAAAGCAACTCGGATTGATATCCGTTTGCTTCCATGTGATTTCGGCAGCATCTTTGACAATGCCACTTGTTCTCCAACGAATTGTACCCGAAATTACAACACTAACACAGGAAGATCTTTCCAAGCTTCCCAATGACTTCCCTGCTTCATTTATCAACAAACTTCGCGGTTATGATAGATATGAATTTGTTCACTCGCTTTTACATATCAGTCGGTCACCGGGAGTTGGGATCGCTTCCTTTTACGATCGAATATTTATCTCCATGAAGAATTGCGATGTTCTATCTATAAGAACGTGTAGAGAACTCGAAGATGGATTCTGCGACTTCATCGGAAATCATTACGGTAAGCCTTTGCTGCTAACCGGTTCGGTTTTGCCGGAGTTGGTTATCACACCTTTGGAAGATCGGTGGGCTAATTGGCTCGGCGGGTTCGAGGTTGATACGGTTGTGTTTTGTGCATTTGGAAGCCAGCTTGTTCTCGAGAAAGACCAATTCCAAGAACTGGTATTAGGGTTCGAGCTTACTGGGTTGCCATTTTTTATAGCTTTGAAACCTCCAATTGGCTGCCAGACTATAGAAGAGGCATTGCCTGAAGGGTTCGAAGAGAGGGTGAGAGGGAGAGGTGTGGTTCATGGTGGTTGGGTTCAGCAGCCGCAGATACTGAGTCATCCATCGGTTGGGTGTTTTGTGAACCATTGTGGGTTTGGATCCATGTGGGAGTCTTTGATGAGTGACAAACAGGTTGTTTTGGTGCCACATTTGGGTGACCAGGTGATTAATACTAACCTGTTGGTTGAAGAGCTGAAAGTTGCGGTGAAAGTGGAGAGGGAAGATAAAGGATGGTTTACAAAAGAGAGTTTGAGCAAGGCTATAAAATCTGTGATGAATAGAGATAGTGAGGTGGGTATTTTGGTGAAGAAGAACCACGTAAGGTTGAAGGAAGTATTAGGGAAACCTGGTTTCACGAGTGGGTATATTGATAAGTTTGTACTTGGTCTGCATGAGATTGTCAACCAAAAGTAA